In Populus nigra chromosome 10, ddPopNigr1.1, whole genome shotgun sequence, the following proteins share a genomic window:
- the LOC133705558 gene encoding uncharacterized protein LOC133705558 — MDSFESNENHQIAGNINTHSNTNDHGWQKVTYAKRQRKQKPAAHSAANNSNDNNEPNNVFRSLELQSEDRRLKIIESQRVAANAVAVADTRSRSKHHQSDGNEGDDYDSDDTGSLEENAKADEKKVKQKKPKKPKVTVTEAAAKIDAADLATFLSDISGSYEGQQEIQLMRFADYFGRAFSAVNSSQFPWVKMFRENTVARLADIPLSHISEAVYKTSADWINQRSIVALGSFVLWSLDSILADLTSQQGGSKGSKKGTQQASSKSQVAMFVVLALVLRRKPDALVNVLPTLREGSKYQGQDKLVVIVWMIAQASHGDLAVGLYSWAHNLLPIMSGKSSNPQSRDIILQLVEKILSAPKARSILVSGAVRKGERLMPPSALEILLRATFPPSSARIKATERFAAIYPSLKEVALAGASGSKAMKQVSQQILSFALKAAGESIPELSKEAAGISIWCLTENADCYKQWDKVYQDNLESSVAILKRLTEEWKELSVKMAPLDPLRETIKNFRQKNEKGMETEADAARQALFRDADKYSKALSGKLSHGHGCLKGMAVAIVALAAGAAVMSSNLESWDWKELPVFISSQFSF; from the exons ATGGATTCCTTTGAATCAAACGAAAATCACCAAATCGCCGGCAACATCAACACTCACTCAAACACCAACGATCACGGCTGGCAAAAAGTCACTTACGCCAAGCGCCAGCGAAAGCAGAAACCCGCTGCTCATTCCGCCGCCAATAATTCCAATGACAACAACGAACCAAACAATGTCTTCCGATCTCTCGAGCTTCAGTCTGAAGACCGCCGCcttaaaattattgaatctcAGAGAGTCGCCGCAAATGCCGTCGCTGTTGCTGATACTCGATCGAGATCGAAGCACCACCAATCTGATGGCAACGAAGGTGATGATTATGATAGCGATGATACTGGATCTCTCGAGGAGAATGCCAAGGCCGATGAGAAGAAAGTGAAGCAGAAGAAACCTAAGAAACCTAAAGTGACTGTAACTGAAGCCGCCGCTAAAATTGATGCCGCCGATCTTGCTACCTTTCTCTCTGACATATCG GGGTCATATGAGGGGCAGCAAGAGATTCAGCTGATGCGATTTGCGGATTATTTTGGGAGGGCGTTTTCGGCAGTGAATTCGTCGCAGTTTCCTTGGGTTAAGATGTTCAGGGAGAATACTGTGGCCAGACTTGCCGAT ATTCCGCTGTCTCATATTTCTGAAGCTGTTTATAAAACATCTGCTGACTGGATTAACCAACGCTCCATTGTAGCGCTTGGTTCATTTGTACTCTGGTCTTTAGACAGCATTCTTGCAGACTTGACAAGCCAGCAAGGTGGTTCTAAAGGTTCTAAAAAGGGCACTCAGCAAGCATCGTCGAAGTCTCAG GTCGCAATGTTTGTAGTTCTGGCATTGGTGTTGCGACGAAAACCTGATGCTTTGGTTAATGTACTGCCAACACTCAGGGAAGGTTCAAAGTATCAAGGACAGGACAAACTTGTGGTTATTGTATGGATGATAGCACAG GCCTCTCATGGTGATTTGGCAGTAGGGTTGTACTCTTGGGCACATAACCTTCTGCCTATAATGAGTGGCAAAAGTTCTAACCCACAGTCCAGGGATATAATTTTGCAGCTAGTGGAGAA AATTTTGTCTGCTCCGAAGGCTAGATCAATATTGGTAAGTGGTGCTGTTAGAAAGGGGGAGCGCTTGATGCCACCTTCTGCACTTGAAATACTGTTACGAGCTACCTTCCCTCCATCTTCAGCTAGAATAAAG GCTACTGAAAGATTTGCAGCAATCTATCCCTCCCTAAAGGAGGTGGCTCTTGCTGGCGCTTCTGGAAGCAAAGCAATGAAACAAGTATCACAGCAGATACTGAGCTTTGCTCTAAAGGCAGCTGGAGAAA GCATTCCAGAGTTATCTAAGGAAGCAGCTGGAATTTCCATCTGGTGTTTGACTGAAAATGCTGATTGTTACAAGCAATGG GATAAGGTTTACCAGGATAATCTAGAATCTAGTGTTGCTATTCTTAAAAGACTTACGGAGGAATGGAAGGAGCTTTCAGTGAAAATGGCTCCTCTGGATCCTTTGAGGGAAACCATCAAGAACTTCAGACAGAAG AACGAGAAAGGAATGGAAACTGAAGCTGATGCTGCTCGCCAAGCACTCTTCAGGGATGCAGATAAGTACAGCAAGGCGCTATCAGGAAAATTATCACATGGCCATGGTTGCCTTAAAGGTATGGCCGTTGCTATTGTTGCATTGGCTGCTGGTGCTGCCGTCATGTCCTCAAACTTGGAATCCTGGGATTGGAAGGAACTGCCTGTATTTATTAGCTCTCAATTCTCTTTCTAA